The following coding sequences lie in one Polluticoccus soli genomic window:
- a CDS encoding efflux RND transporter permease subunit: MFNKFIQRPVLAIVLSLVIMFMGVLAIKTLPVSQFPSIAPPMVVVNIDYPGASADVLVNSVLIPLEKAINGTPGMKYMTSDATSAGEATIQVVFDLGVDPNQAVVNVKNRVEQVTNRLPPLVQREGLVISYTSPNMLMYVNLYSKDPKADEKFLYNFASVNIIPEVARLKGVGAAKILGSRQYAMRVWLKPDRMRAYNIATDEVMEALAEQSVIGSPGRIGQSSGKRSQSLEYVLTYQGRFNTPEQYGNVIVKANPDGEVLHLKDIADVELGSEFYDIYSNMDGHPSAAITLKQTYGSNASDVIKEVKAKLEEIKATSFPPGMDYQISYDVSSFLDASIEKVLHTLAEAFILVALVVFLFLGDWRSTLIPTLAVPVSLIGAFACMQMFGLTINLITLFALVLAIGIVVDNAIVVVEAVHTKMAEEHLSPYKAVKKVLTEISGAIIAITLLMTAVFIPVAFMTGPVGIFYRQFSITMATSIVISGVVALTLTPVLCAMILKNTHGQPRKKSPINRLLDAFNAWFEKVTGRYVAILNVIAARRVITFGLLAAFCAGIWITSETLPSGFIPAEDQGMLYAIIQTPPGSTLERTNEIAREVQKLAKTVEGVKSVSSLAGYEVLTEGRGSNAGTCLINLKDWSERKHSAQEIIEELEEKSHEIPGAVIEFFQPPAVPGYGAAGGFSLRLLDKTNSGDYKAFGKVNDEFMAALGKRKELTGLFTFFAANYPQYELEIDNKAAMQKGVSIGKAMDNLSILIGSTYEQGFIRFGNFFKVYVQASPEYRQLPEDILKLYVKNNRDEMVPYSSFMKIVKKQGLNEITRYNMYTSSAINGAPASGYSSGEAIKAIQEVAKNTLPRGYDIDWLGLSKDEVSRGNESLYIFIIVLAFVYLVLAAQYESFILPLVVILSLPVGVFGALLLIKLMGLSNDIYAQVGLVMLVGLLGKNAVLIVEFAVQKRQAGASLIDAAIEGAKVRFRPILMTSFAFIAGLIPLLFATGPGAIGNRTIGASSAGGMLLGTVFGVLVVPGLYYVFGKWADGRHLIRDEDEVPLTEDMTHRRRKKKKKNKLKQLFKKETEPFVLPEESLTEKNDLNA, encoded by the coding sequence ATGTTCAATAAATTCATTCAAAGGCCGGTACTCGCTATAGTATTATCCCTCGTGATAATGTTCATGGGTGTTCTGGCCATCAAAACACTCCCGGTATCGCAGTTCCCGTCAATTGCGCCGCCGATGGTAGTGGTAAATATCGACTACCCCGGCGCCAGTGCCGATGTGTTGGTCAACTCAGTACTTATCCCCCTGGAAAAAGCCATCAATGGTACGCCGGGCATGAAATACATGACATCGGACGCTACCAGTGCCGGTGAGGCTACTATCCAGGTAGTGTTCGATCTTGGTGTAGATCCCAACCAGGCGGTGGTTAACGTAAAGAACAGGGTGGAACAGGTAACCAACAGGCTTCCACCACTTGTGCAGCGCGAAGGTCTTGTGATCAGCTATACTTCACCAAACATGCTGATGTATGTGAACCTGTATAGTAAGGATCCGAAAGCAGACGAAAAATTCCTGTACAACTTCGCAAGTGTAAACATCATTCCGGAAGTAGCGAGGTTGAAAGGTGTGGGTGCTGCGAAAATATTGGGTAGCCGCCAGTACGCTATGCGCGTATGGCTGAAGCCTGACAGGATGCGCGCCTATAATATAGCTACCGATGAAGTGATGGAAGCGCTGGCAGAGCAAAGCGTGATCGGTTCGCCGGGTCGTATTGGCCAGAGTTCTGGTAAACGCTCGCAATCGCTGGAATATGTACTAACCTACCAAGGTAGGTTTAACACACCTGAACAATACGGGAATGTTATCGTAAAAGCTAATCCCGATGGCGAGGTACTTCACCTGAAAGACATTGCCGATGTTGAGCTGGGTAGTGAGTTTTACGACATCTACTCTAACATGGATGGCCATCCTTCAGCGGCCATTACCTTGAAGCAGACATACGGTAGTAACGCCAGCGACGTAATTAAAGAGGTGAAGGCAAAGCTGGAAGAGATCAAAGCCACTTCTTTCCCTCCCGGCATGGATTACCAGATCAGCTACGACGTATCGAGCTTCCTGGATGCTTCTATTGAAAAAGTGTTACACACACTTGCTGAAGCCTTTATCCTAGTGGCCTTAGTGGTTTTCCTGTTCCTTGGTGACTGGCGTTCTACACTTATCCCGACGCTGGCTGTACCAGTATCGCTGATCGGTGCATTCGCTTGTATGCAGATGTTCGGACTTACCATCAACCTCATTACGTTGTTCGCCCTTGTATTGGCTATCGGTATCGTGGTAGATAACGCCATTGTGGTGGTGGAAGCCGTGCATACCAAGATGGCTGAAGAGCACCTGTCTCCTTATAAGGCGGTGAAAAAGGTGCTAACTGAGATCAGTGGCGCCATCATTGCGATCACCCTATTGATGACAGCGGTGTTCATCCCTGTAGCTTTCATGACTGGTCCTGTGGGTATCTTCTACAGGCAGTTCTCTATCACGATGGCTACATCTATCGTTATCTCTGGTGTTGTGGCACTGACACTGACACCAGTGTTGTGTGCTATGATCTTAAAGAACACGCACGGACAGCCACGCAAAAAGTCACCTATCAATAGGTTGCTTGATGCGTTCAATGCATGGTTCGAGAAAGTTACAGGCCGTTACGTTGCTATACTCAACGTCATCGCCGCCCGTAGGGTGATTACATTTGGATTACTGGCCGCTTTCTGCGCCGGTATCTGGATCACTTCGGAAACACTTCCTTCAGGCTTTATTCCTGCTGAAGACCAGGGGATGTTGTATGCTATCATTCAAACCCCTCCGGGATCTACGCTGGAACGAACAAACGAAATCGCGCGCGAAGTGCAAAAGCTCGCCAAGACGGTGGAAGGTGTTAAATCTGTATCGTCGCTGGCGGGTTACGAGGTGTTGACGGAAGGTCGTGGTTCTAACGCCGGTACCTGTCTGATCAACCTTAAAGATTGGTCTGAACGTAAACACTCGGCACAAGAGATTATCGAGGAGCTGGAAGAAAAAAGTCACGAGATCCCCGGTGCGGTTATCGAATTCTTCCAACCACCGGCTGTACCTGGTTACGGTGCAGCGGGCGGTTTCTCGCTGCGTCTGCTCGATAAAACCAACTCAGGCGATTACAAAGCCTTCGGAAAAGTGAACGATGAATTTATGGCTGCTCTCGGCAAGCGTAAAGAGCTGACTGGTCTGTTCACCTTCTTCGCTGCCAACTATCCGCAGTACGAACTGGAGATAGACAACAAAGCAGCGATGCAAAAAGGTGTATCTATTGGTAAAGCCATGGACAACTTGTCCATCCTTATTGGTAGTACTTATGAACAGGGCTTCATCAGGTTTGGTAACTTCTTTAAGGTATATGTGCAGGCATCGCCTGAATACCGCCAGCTGCCTGAAGACATATTGAAGCTGTATGTGAAGAACAATCGCGACGAGATGGTGCCGTATTCTTCTTTTATGAAAATAGTGAAGAAGCAAGGTCTTAACGAGATCACGCGCTACAACATGTACACCTCGTCGGCTATCAATGGTGCGCCGGCCTCAGGATATAGTAGTGGTGAGGCTATCAAAGCCATTCAGGAAGTAGCTAAGAATACCCTTCCGCGCGGTTATGACATCGACTGGTTAGGTCTTTCGAAAGACGAGGTATCGAGAGGTAATGAATCGCTGTACATATTTATTATCGTACTGGCCTTCGTATATCTCGTACTTGCTGCACAATATGAGAGCTTCATTCTGCCTTTGGTAGTAATTCTTTCACTGCCTGTGGGTGTGTTTGGTGCCCTGTTGCTTATTAAGCTAATGGGCTTATCGAACGACATTTATGCACAGGTAGGTCTGGTTATGCTTGTAGGTCTGTTAGGTAAGAACGCAGTACTGATCGTGGAATTCGCGGTTCAGAAACGTCAGGCTGGTGCCTCGCTTATCGATGCTGCTATCGAAGGTGCTAAGGTGCGTTTTCGCCCGATCCTGATGACATCGTTCGCCTTCATTGCCGGTCTGATTCCACTGCTGTTTGCTACAGGTCCAGGCGCCATCGGCAACCGTACAATCGGTGCGTCATCGGCAGGTGGTATGTTGCTCGGTACTGTATTCGGTGTGCTGGTAGTACCGGGTTTGTACTATGTGTTTGGTAAATGGGCAGATGGCCGTCACCTGATCAGGGATGAAGACGAAGTGCCGCTGACAGAAGATATGACCCACAGAAGGCGTAAGAAAAAGAAAAAGAACAAACTGAAGCAGCTCTTCAAAAAAGAAACTGAACCTTTCGTATTGCCAGAAGAATCATTAACCGAGAAAAACGACCTTAATGCTTAG
- a CDS encoding TolC family protein translates to MLSNVKYSCLALALLSLSYTACNIPEAVKKKENRSVPASYNHSQDTTNSAKLKWNEFFTDPYLDALIDTALHNNQELNIVLQEIAISRNEIRVRKGEYLPFVGFKGAAGVEKTARYTSRGAMEANTEIKPGKEMPDPLPDYLGGLYASWEVDVWRKLRNAKKSAVNRYLASIDGKNFVVTSLIAEVANSYYELLALDNELKIVQQNIEIQSNALEIVRLQKSAARVTELAVRKFEAEVLKTKSMEFDIRQQITETENRINFLLGRFPQPIPRNSDNFNELVPQTIYAGIPSQLLQNRPDIRRAEMELAAAKLDVKVAKAEFYPSVRITGSLGYQAFNPAYLLTSPESILYSIAGDLVAPLVNRNAIKANYSSANARQVQAIYNYERSILNAYVEVVNQLAMINNLGKSYDLKAGQVQALTQSISISNDLFKSARADYMEVLLTQRDALESRFELVETKKRQLNAMVNIYQALGGGWK, encoded by the coding sequence ATGCTTAGTAATGTAAAATATAGCTGCCTTGCGCTGGCGTTGTTATCGCTGAGTTACACAGCGTGCAATATTCCCGAGGCAGTAAAGAAAAAAGAAAACCGTTCGGTGCCTGCGAGTTACAACCACTCGCAGGACACCACCAATTCAGCAAAGCTGAAGTGGAATGAGTTCTTTACCGATCCTTACCTGGACGCCCTTATCGACACAGCCCTTCACAACAACCAGGAGCTAAATATCGTTCTGCAGGAGATAGCGATCAGCCGGAACGAGATACGCGTAAGAAAAGGTGAATACCTTCCGTTTGTTGGCTTTAAAGGAGCAGCCGGTGTTGAAAAAACAGCGAGGTACACAAGCCGGGGCGCTATGGAAGCCAACACCGAAATAAAACCGGGCAAAGAAATGCCTGATCCGCTGCCCGACTACCTGGGTGGTCTTTACGCTTCGTGGGAAGTGGACGTTTGGCGCAAGCTGCGTAATGCTAAAAAATCTGCGGTCAACAGGTACCTGGCGAGCATAGATGGTAAGAATTTTGTAGTTACCAGTCTTATAGCAGAAGTAGCCAATTCTTACTACGAGCTACTGGCATTAGACAACGAGCTGAAGATCGTACAGCAGAACATCGAGATCCAGAGCAATGCGCTGGAGATAGTACGTCTGCAGAAATCTGCTGCACGTGTTACGGAGCTGGCTGTGCGCAAGTTTGAAGCAGAGGTGCTGAAAACAAAAAGCATGGAGTTCGATATCAGACAGCAGATCACCGAAACCGAAAACAGGATCAACTTCCTGCTCGGTAGGTTCCCGCAGCCGATACCACGCAATTCCGACAACTTTAACGAGCTGGTGCCGCAAACTATCTACGCCGGTATCCCTTCGCAATTGCTGCAAAACCGCCCTGATATCAGGAGGGCTGAAATGGAATTGGCTGCTGCAAAGCTGGACGTGAAAGTGGCGAAGGCGGAATTTTATCCGTCTGTACGTATCACGGGTTCGCTTGGCTACCAGGCGTTCAACCCGGCGTACTTGCTGACTAGTCCTGAATCGATCCTGTATTCCATTGCGGGCGATCTCGTTGCTCCTTTGGTCAACAGGAATGCGATCAAGGCCAACTACTCTAGCGCGAATGCAAGGCAGGTACAAGCTATCTACAATTACGAGCGTTCTATTTTGAATGCCTATGTTGAGGTAGTCAACCAGTTGGCTATGATCAACAATCTTGGTAAAAGCTATGATCTGAAGGCAGGACAGGTGCAGGCACTCACGCAGTCTATCTCCATTTCCAACGACCTGTTCAAATCGGCACGCGCCGATTATATGGAAGTGTTGCTGACACAGCGCGATGCCCTGGAATCAAGATTTGAATTGGTAGAAACCAAAAAGCGCCAGCTGAATGCTATGGTGAATATATACCAGGCTTTAGGCGGTGGTTGGAAATAA
- a CDS encoding PAAR domain-containing protein yields MPAAARISDMHTCPMQTPGTPVVPHVGGPVSGPGAANVMIGGLPAARVGDMLVCAGPPDSIIKGSATVMIGGMPAARMGDSTAHGGTIAVGAPTVMIGG; encoded by the coding sequence ATGCCAGCAGCAGCTCGAATCTCAGATATGCATACTTGCCCCATGCAAACGCCAGGCACACCCGTAGTACCCCATGTAGGCGGACCTGTTTCTGGTCCCGGAGCTGCCAATGTTATGATAGGTGGATTACCGGCGGCGCGTGTAGGTGACATGCTGGTGTGCGCGGGCCCTCCTGATTCGATCATAAAAGGTTCTGCGACGGTAATGATAGGTGGTATGCCGGCGGCCCGAATGGGTGACTCTACTGCCCATGGCGGAACAATAGCAGTTGGCGCGCCAACTGTGATGATAGGAGGATAA
- a CDS encoding PhnA domain-containing protein: protein MTLQERLTARSENKCELCQATGKLNIYEVPPQTGGYEENTILICDKCLAQIEKKEELDNSHWSVLTTSMWSEVPGVQVASWRMLNRLKNETWASEALDMMYLDDERLAWAKATGDHENDATVELHRDANGAQLFDGDTVVLTKSLDVKGTSIKAAVGTVIRNIHLVKDNVEQIEGRIEGQMIVVLTKYVRRQARD from the coding sequence ATGACTTTACAGGAACGATTAACAGCACGAAGCGAAAACAAGTGTGAACTGTGCCAGGCAACAGGTAAACTGAATATCTACGAGGTACCGCCCCAAACAGGCGGCTACGAAGAGAATACCATTCTTATATGCGACAAGTGCCTTGCCCAGATCGAGAAAAAAGAAGAACTGGATAACAGCCACTGGAGTGTACTGACTACCAGCATGTGGAGCGAAGTTCCAGGCGTACAGGTAGCAAGCTGGCGTATGTTGAACAGGCTGAAAAACGAAACCTGGGCCAGCGAAGCGCTGGACATGATGTACCTGGACGACGAGCGCCTGGCCTGGGCAAAAGCTACCGGCGATCATGAGAACGACGCAACTGTAGAATTGCACCGCGATGCCAACGGCGCACAACTATTTGATGGCGATACCGTAGTACTCACGAAATCGCTGGATGTAAAGGGCACGAGCATAAAAGCTGCAGTAGGCACTGTGATCAGGAATATACACCTGGTAAAGGACAATGTAGAACAGATTGAAGGACGCATAGAAGGCCAGATGATAGTCGTGCTGACCAAATATGTAAGAAGACAGGCGAGGGACTAA
- a CDS encoding gliding motility-associated C-terminal domain-containing protein, with protein MQRLHYFVLLLVLAFDAQAQNLIPNPSFEKNKGCPNSNGQVATHCSDWFQYLNNTPDYYHSCGTTGFSVPDAVVGYQQAAHGNAFVGVYVYGTTSNMKEWVAAQIPPLQKGANYELSMSVVLANSSGLGTDNLGAFFYNQLPAFGMDYSLIPQVSFLGQGVITDTLNWTRLVGIFTADSAYTNIVLGGFYDNSVVNKVPAGPSNTIAYYYIDSVVLKQVSKIIVVDPGITSVCAGDTIDVPYTASSNITFNPGNQFSLQLSDASGNFAPAITIGSLVSTTSGIIRAVIPATAAGTGYKVRIVASDPNYTSDDDGSQLTIKPAPIVTASSNSPVCKSDTLKFTLQHAYSTATYSWIGPGFSSTEKDPSVSNVTELHAGVYKVKTTVNGCAAWKELLVKVDDIPSFYLGADTTICNYEELTVGFSQEGHSYLWNTGATSGQIKIPGSGTYSIIATNHCGSASDSIAVEIEQCDNCAFMPNAFTPNNDGLNDGVAPIIHCEISDYKFIIVNRYGEEVFRSSQPGEKWNGLYKGQLAELGTYYYIVNLTGPRNKKFLVKGDITLVR; from the coding sequence ATGCAACGACTGCACTACTTCGTTTTGTTGCTTGTTCTTGCTTTTGACGCACAGGCGCAAAACCTCATACCTAATCCCAGTTTCGAAAAAAATAAAGGTTGTCCCAATTCCAATGGCCAGGTAGCTACACATTGCAGCGACTGGTTCCAATATTTAAACAATACTCCTGATTATTACCACAGCTGTGGTACGACCGGTTTTAGTGTGCCAGATGCGGTAGTCGGTTATCAACAAGCGGCACACGGCAATGCTTTTGTGGGAGTGTACGTGTATGGAACCACTAGTAACATGAAAGAATGGGTAGCAGCTCAGATTCCGCCTTTACAAAAAGGTGCCAACTACGAATTATCGATGTCCGTTGTGTTGGCTAATTCATCTGGATTGGGCACTGACAATCTGGGTGCCTTTTTTTACAACCAGCTTCCTGCTTTCGGAATGGACTATTCCCTTATTCCCCAGGTTTCCTTTCTTGGCCAGGGAGTGATCACAGATACGTTGAACTGGACAAGGCTGGTGGGTATATTTACTGCAGATTCAGCCTATACCAATATTGTTTTGGGTGGCTTTTACGATAACAGCGTTGTAAACAAAGTTCCAGCAGGTCCCTCAAATACCATCGCATATTATTATATCGATTCGGTTGTGCTCAAACAGGTATCTAAAATAATTGTGGTTGATCCGGGTATCACCAGCGTTTGTGCCGGCGATACGATTGATGTGCCGTACACAGCCTCTTCCAACATTACGTTCAATCCGGGCAATCAATTTTCCCTCCAGTTGTCTGATGCCTCGGGAAACTTTGCCCCTGCTATTACTATTGGTTCATTGGTCTCTACTACCTCTGGGATAATACGTGCAGTGATACCAGCTACAGCTGCGGGCACTGGCTATAAAGTGAGAATTGTTGCTAGCGATCCCAACTATACCTCGGACGATGACGGAAGCCAGCTGACGATAAAACCCGCACCCATTGTTACAGCCAGTTCTAATAGTCCTGTATGCAAAAGCGATACGTTGAAGTTTACGTTACAGCATGCCTATTCGACAGCTACTTATAGCTGGATCGGACCCGGCTTCAGTTCAACAGAAAAAGACCCCTCGGTCTCTAATGTAACGGAGTTGCATGCAGGGGTCTATAAAGTAAAAACAACTGTGAATGGCTGCGCTGCCTGGAAAGAGCTGTTAGTAAAGGTTGACGATATACCTTCTTTTTACCTTGGCGCAGACACAACTATTTGCAATTACGAAGAGCTCACGGTCGGCTTTTCGCAGGAAGGCCACAGCTATTTGTGGAACACGGGCGCAACAAGTGGGCAGATAAAAATTCCCGGTTCAGGAACTTATAGCATTATCGCTACCAACCACTGCGGCTCAGCAAGCGACAGTATTGCCGTAGAAATAGAACAATGCGATAATTGTGCCTTTATGCCGAACGCATTTACACCCAACAATGATGGACTGAACGATGGCGTTGCTCCCATCATCCATTGCGAGATATCCGACTATAAATTCATCATTGTCAATCGTTACGGCGAAGAGGTGTTTCGCAGTAGCCAGCCCGGTGAGAAATGGAATGGACTTTATAAAGGGCAGCTGGCTGAACTGGGAACATACTATTACATTGTTAACCTAACAGGACCGAGAAATAAAAAATTCTTGGTCAAGGGTGATATTACCTTAGTTAGGTAG
- a CDS encoding DUF3606 domain-containing protein: MASNNPNDNRGNLGNDRSRGGESQKLDVSLLAKKFNCSEDEVQRAIQQVGNDRTKLEEYLRNKRR, translated from the coding sequence ATGGCAAGCAACAATCCAAACGACAACCGCGGTAACTTAGGTAATGATCGTAGCCGAGGTGGCGAAAGCCAAAAACTCGACGTGAGCCTGCTCGCGAAAAAATTCAACTGCAGCGAAGACGAAGTACAACGCGCTATTCAACAGGTTGGTAACGATCGTACTAAACTTGAAGAATACCTGAGGAACAAACGCAGGTAA
- a CDS encoding ester cyclase, with protein sequence MKTPKIKLYAVGFILSTIVCGCTENKNATPGDTAKAKDMVEQNLAEFDTLDFHVFNNKNWDRLHESHADDIKVYWPDGHVTNGIAKHIEDLKALFTYAPDAKITEHPMRVGSGDITAVTGVFTGTFSGPMTLPDGKVVQPTGKSFKLPMATFGVWKDGVMTEEHLFWDNHAFMQQVGLAP encoded by the coding sequence ATGAAAACACCGAAAATCAAGCTATACGCAGTAGGCTTTATACTGTCGACAATCGTTTGCGGCTGTACTGAAAATAAGAATGCTACGCCTGGTGATACTGCAAAAGCTAAGGACATGGTGGAGCAAAATCTCGCAGAATTTGATACCCTAGACTTTCATGTGTTCAACAACAAAAACTGGGACCGCCTGCATGAAAGCCACGCAGATGATATAAAAGTGTATTGGCCTGACGGTCATGTTACCAATGGCATCGCCAAACACATTGAAGACCTGAAGGCACTATTCACTTATGCTCCCGACGCGAAAATAACAGAGCACCCGATGCGGGTAGGTTCAGGTGATATCACGGCAGTTACCGGAGTCTTTACCGGCACGTTTAGCGGGCCAATGACATTGCCTGATGGTAAGGTCGTCCAGCCAACAGGCAAGTCGTTTAAACTGCCAATGGCCACCTTCGGTGTTTGGAAGGATGGTGTCATGACCGAAGAACATTTGTTTTGGGATAACCACGCCTTTATGCAGCAGGTAGGCTTGGCGCCTTAA
- a CDS encoding CopD family protein: MYNYVKALHIIFIVTWFAGMFYIVRLFIYNAEANEKPEPEKGILQSQFAIMIKRLWFGITWPSAVLTLIFGLLMWHLLGATPSWLVVKLCFVAGLFLYHLSLHAIYKQQANHIFKYSSQKLRIWNEVATIFLVAIVMLVVVKQALSWLWGLIGLICFVVLLMAAIKIYKALRTRKEVPGKNT; encoded by the coding sequence ATGTATAACTATGTAAAAGCGTTGCATATCATTTTTATTGTTACCTGGTTTGCAGGCATGTTCTATATCGTGCGACTCTTCATCTATAATGCCGAGGCAAACGAAAAACCGGAACCGGAAAAGGGTATACTCCAGTCTCAGTTTGCCATCATGATAAAAAGACTATGGTTTGGTATCACATGGCCATCTGCCGTGCTAACACTCATTTTCGGCTTGTTGATGTGGCACCTGCTCGGGGCTACGCCAAGCTGGCTGGTAGTAAAGCTTTGTTTCGTTGCCGGGCTGTTCCTTTACCACCTTTCACTGCATGCTATTTACAAACAGCAAGCGAACCACATATTTAAATACTCTTCCCAAAAACTCCGCATCTGGAACGAAGTAGCTACCATCTTTTTGGTTGCCATCGTGATGCTGGTAGTAGTAAAGCAAGCGCTTAGCTGGCTCTGGGGTCTGATCGGCCTCATTTGCTTTGTGGTGCTGCTGATGGCAGCGATCAAAATATATAAGGCCTTGCGAACACGTAAGGAGGTGCCAGGTAAAAATACCTGA
- the hemH gene encoding ferrochelatase: MSIGLKSATRAVVLMNLGSPDSTSVGDVRKYLNEFLMDERVIDYPFLPRLLLVKGIITPFRASKSAHAYESIWTEEGSPLIVLTKELMLALDRELDIPVTIAMRYGTPSPKEAFDEITQNYPSVKEVILLPLYPHYAMSSYETAVEYAKTIHAKENYGFKLEVIKPFYNNELYIHALKESIKPYLADGYDHILFSYHGIPERHIIKGDVTHNHCLQSADCCTTPSPAHRQCYRHQCFMTTKLVTKELDIPEARHSVSFQSRLGRSEWLKPYTAQMLQDLPSRGVKKLVVVCPAFISDCLETLEEIAVEGRDIFLKAGGESFTMVPCLNVHPLWVKTISKWMDEINEGHKKMLLQPYV, translated from the coding sequence ATGAGTATTGGGTTGAAAAGCGCTACCAGAGCGGTTGTTCTCATGAATCTCGGTTCGCCGGATTCTACCAGTGTGGGCGACGTCAGGAAGTACCTTAATGAATTTTTAATGGATGAGCGGGTGATCGACTACCCGTTCCTGCCACGTTTGCTGCTTGTAAAGGGTATAATTACCCCTTTCCGGGCCAGTAAGTCGGCACATGCCTACGAGTCCATCTGGACGGAGGAAGGCTCGCCGCTGATCGTACTTACTAAGGAGCTTATGCTGGCCTTGGACAGAGAACTCGACATACCTGTTACCATTGCTATGAGGTATGGTACCCCATCGCCCAAAGAAGCCTTTGACGAGATCACGCAGAACTACCCCTCGGTGAAGGAGGTGATATTGTTGCCGCTGTACCCGCACTATGCCATGTCGAGCTACGAAACAGCCGTTGAGTATGCCAAGACCATACATGCAAAAGAAAACTATGGCTTCAAACTGGAGGTAATCAAGCCCTTCTATAATAATGAGCTGTACATACACGCCCTAAAAGAAAGTATAAAACCTTACCTGGCGGACGGCTACGACCACATATTATTCAGCTACCACGGCATACCCGAACGTCATATTATTAAGGGCGATGTCACACATAATCACTGCCTTCAATCTGCAGATTGTTGTACAACACCATCGCCGGCACATAGGCAATGTTATCGTCACCAATGCTTCATGACCACCAAACTGGTTACTAAGGAGCTTGACATCCCTGAAGCCCGCCATAGTGTTTCGTTCCAGTCGCGGTTGGGGAGGTCTGAATGGTTGAAGCCATATACGGCGCAAATGCTTCAAGACCTGCCGTCACGCGGAGTAAAGAAACTGGTTGTTGTTTGCCCAGCCTTTATCAGCGACTGTCTGGAGACTTTAGAAGAGATCGCGGTAGAAGGACGTGACATATTTCTAAAAGCAGGCGGAGAATCGTTTACCATGGTACCCTGTCTGAATGTACACCCGCTGTGGGTGAAGACCATTTCTAAATGGATGGACGAAATAAACGAAGGTCATAAAAAAATGTTGCTACAGCCTTATGTATAA